AGGAGTTGGGTAATGAGCCCTCGAATCGCCAGCTACATCTGATTTCAACTCACTTGAAACTTAAAGGAAAGTGAGATGCAGAGGCCCCAAATGTAAACCGAAGAGAGAAAAATATAGGGGCGTCTGGAGATTTGCTTCGGAGTTTAGGTGAGGCGTGGGCAATTCGACAATTTAAAATTAGATGAGTTTATTTGCTCAACAGACCAGCatgattcccccctcccccagaatAAATTCAGcttctgttttattttaatttagaCATTCATGTTGCTTCTTGCGTCTTCATTGATGAAAGTTAAATGTAATGAGAGGGAGAGCAATGCAATTGTAACCAGCGCGGAACACAATTATTTCTGATATTTCGTATGTTTACCGGCACTTTTCAAAACTCGAAGTTCCTGCAGAGATAACGCTAATCCCGAGTTTTCAAGGGTTGTAGAATATAAGCAGTTCTATGAAGCTTGATGGTGGTTGTTATGAATGAAGTGGAAAGAGCGTGTTATATTATCGGTGTTTTAAGTGACACTTCCTTTCTTCTATTTGATAAACAAGACTTTTACTGATCTGTGATAGCGCTGTAACTGCACTTACCTAATGACGAAGTTCCCCAAATATtagtttttttgtaaatctttaccAATCTCAGTTAAACCACCTTTGTCAGTGTTaaaccccctccccccgccccagaACTGAAGATAGAAAATGCCTGTAACTCACAGGTGGGGCAATAAAAGACTTCTCGCCAGCATACCTCCGATATCAGCAGACTCTCTCCCAATATTATTGGCTTGAATGCAATCGTATAACAAAACTGCAATTTCCAACGTACTCTTCATGTATCCATTTCCTTATAGCATCGAGAAAGTGCTGtgagcaccctgtacagctgcattcGACATTTCATCGATACCTCCTACATTCCAATAAATTAAACGGCAGATTGGATTCCTTTCGTGGTGCAGCAATCAGGAGGAAATACCGAGAGGCGGAAAAATAAAATTGAAGGGGACTAATTTTCCCAAGTTAATTGCGCAAGTTCTTTCATTCTGACAAGTGCGCGTGTCACTTTTTACAGAGTGAAGCgttttgctaaattgcccattttgCGGGGGGAGGATTTAATTCCGCATAAAATTCTATATACAGGGTCTTTGTATTACTGTCTCTTGTATCAATGTCCAATTTATCGCCGTCCATTGTATCGCTGTCGATGTATTGCTGTCCATTTTATTCCTGCTCACTCGTACTCTATAACGTTCTGAACTACTTAACTCACAAGAGGTCTAATGATCAAAACTAGGCCTATAGGCGTAAGTGTGCTTACAGAAATGACCAACTCATATACTTCTTGCTTATTTCTAGATTCGATGAAGGATTTTTAAATATACAAAAAGATCTACACTGACCAACAATGAGGAAAATAACATTGCCTCTATTCAATTCTATTGCATGGTTTCTGATATAGTACAATGTTGATATGTGTAGATTCAGAGCAAAATGGGGGTTTCTATATTGTtatagtgtcatctgcaaccacTTGCTACATTGAATTGATTATTATGCTTCACAATGATAGTTTTTATTATTATAATGCATTCTGAAGATACATTATCATTGAAGAAACCATAATCTCTTAACTGGAGGAGTGGAGTAATATGTGACCTCAAGAGAAAACCAAACAGATTTTTTTACATCTTCGATCTTTTCTCTATATAAAAAATAATCACACGTGTCTCTGAGATTATCTTACTGTATTCACAGCTAATAATTGTTTCGCACTATACTCAATTGCTGGCCTGTAAAGTTTAGCTGGTATATGTGCAGTTAGTACACCAGATAATTGTAGGAATGAGGATGAATTAAAGGATTTCAAAAATGCAATTGCGACTATCACCAAGTGCAGGGATACATCTATGCCGACTTTGGGTGTGCTAAAGTATATAAGTTGGATTTCTTTTAAAATTTAAGTtccttttctttaaaataaaactgCAGCCAACATCACATAACGTCAATCGTATTCAAAGACGAAAAATATTTCTGCGTTATGAAGGACTCGAAACGTtgtgtctttctccacagatgctgctagatctactgagtttctccagcgattgCCGTTGTTATGTGGAAACGAGGTGTGCTCAAAATTTATAATGATTTATATTCCCTTTTCTTTAAAAAGAAACATGGCCAACATCTTGCAATATTAATCAAACAAAGCAATGGATTAAAAAAACGTATCGCAGCAAATACTTAAACAATTGGAATGCTATCTGCATTGATTCATCCTTCATATCAATCATATTAAAGCAAAGACTGAAAAACAATATTATTTGGAATTTCTTTATACATCAATTCAACCCTCGCAGCAATAATATCAACGTATagcctgaaaaaaaaattctttctgcattaagaaacaggagtaggtcattcagccgcTCAATCCTGTTCTGCTCTTCAATGAGATTTTGGCTgctctgtggcctaactccatatacctgcctttggctcGTATCCGGTTAACAAAATAATGTCTATCTCagatccatatacatcacattgATCATATCAAAGCAAAGACTAAAAGTTAATAAATTGGAATTCGTTTTTGCATTAATTCATCCCTCACACTAATCGTATCAAAGCAACAACTAAAAGTTCTGAAGGTttactggactcgaaacgttaactctgctttctctccacagatgctgtcagatctgctgattttcttcagcaatttatgtttttttaaTTATTCAGACCTtcagcacccacagttctttgttttggaATTGCTTTCTCGATTAATTCGCGCCTCACGCGAATtatcaaagcaatttttaaaaaaaaatttgaataTTATCTGCATTAATCCATCCTTCATATCAATCGTTTTAAATCAAAGACTGTAAAACAATATCATTTGGTATTCCTTTATACATTAATTCACCCCTCACATCATTCGTAGCAACGCAGATCTAAAATAGAGTTTCTTTCTGCATTAATTTACCCCTCATGTTGATCGTATCACCTCAAGGTCTAAAGAAAATACATAATTTGGAATTACTTTCTGTATTAATTCACTCTTCGAAACAATCGTACCAAAGGAAAGGCTAAAGATTTGGTTTTGGGTTGCCTTATGCGTTAGTTCACCTCTCACATCAATCGTATCAAAGCAAAGTCTACAAATATGTATAATTCTGAATTTCTTTCTGCCCTAATTGCGCCCCTGACTCTGACACAGAGCAGCTTCAGTTTCTGGCGGGCACGCGCCCACCTCCTGTAGCCAAGGGCACGCGCCCACCTCCAATGGCCAGGGGCTCGGGACCGCGCGCCAGCGGCGGCACGTGACACGCGGCCAGCCAATGGATGCTTTCCCCCTTCCTGCTCCGCCCATCCCACCGGCCTTATTTGAATCTCGGGTGCCTGGGAGCCAATGACGCGTGTGGGGCCCGCCCCGAGCCCCTCCGTTGTGACGTCACCCGCATCCCCCTGGGGTGGCCGAGCAGCAACAAAACTGCACTCGGAGTCTCGGCAGTTTGCAAGCTATTGGTTGCAGCAAAAAGAAATCCCACCTAATCCACTTTAGTTGCATGTCAGTTTtacaagagagggagggaaaaaTAATCGTGCAATTAAAGGGAGCTTGAATTCTTTTTTTCGGTTGCAATTTAGGTGGGGGAAGGAAAGCCTGCTggattttctctttcttttcttggcAAAAGAGAGATTAAACTGGCGGGTTTATAACTAATTCCCTACGCATCTTGCTCGATGATGCTTCCAAGCCCGGTCACGTCGACGCCATTCTCGGTCAAAGATATTCTGAATCTGGAGCAACAATCGCGCCAGCAAGTGGCCCATCACTTGCAGCAGGATTTATCGTCTCAGTTCcagccgccgccgccgccgccttCGTGCATGCACGCTGCCGGGGAGGCCTCCAGCTTTTCGGATGGGGAGGAGAAAATTCCCTTTTTGAACTCTCTGTCAGTACAAGACAGTCAGGGGGACCCGAGCCTTTCCCCAGAGCTTTACGTTCACGCAGGACTGAGAAGCCCGTGTGAAACCAAATTAGATGAGGAGATCCTACGAGATGAGGTCAAGAGTAAGTACCTAATAGTCCAGATTTTATTAAGAGATGAGCCGGAGGTAAAACATTGCAAAAATCTGCTGCATTGAAATGTAACTATGTTAAAATCTTAAAATGTTTTGCAAAGCCGGCGTTGTTCGTTGTTTCGGTCATATTTTTgaaattgaaacaaaaacagaaattcctggagaatCTTTTGTATTGATTTTGCGAACGTCTTATTCAGGTCCTTAACATTGCACCCTCGGATAATTCCTATAAAGCGAAAGGAACGCTACAGCATTGAAAAAATACCTTTAAAATTAATTTTCGACGGATCCGGGGATAAAATGAGTTCTCCAGGTCccgaaagttttttttttcaatgtgCAATTTAACACTGTAGAATGAAGGGTTCTTACACCAAAAACACGAGAACCACATTTTAATTCACAAACCCAAGTATAGTTACCCAGTCCCTGAACATTTTGAACAATTATCCCCGGGTCTCTAAATCAACTATTCCGCTGTAAATTGTTCTCATTCCCTTTAGTGTAATCCCAATGTTTAGGTTGTTTTGCAGTCTGCAGTGTGTTCGTACTTCTTTGTTAATATGATTGAACTGTTCAAAAGAACTCCACAACCATGTATCCTATTTAAGGCCTCCGGATAAGGTGAGTACTGACAACCTGAGCAAAAGAGTTGCTAATCAAGGtggattaaaaaaaattaaatcataTTGTGCTTGGTCTGTGCTTGCCTGGTTTCATGCATCTCAAACAAGTCCTGTTAAAAAAATATTTTGCCGAATTCGTTCGTAAAACCGGGGCATTTTAATaggattattttaaaaattgacaaATGGTGACCCGTGTATGAGACAAGACAGATCTTGAAACCAGGTACTGATTGGTGCAAATGTTGAAAGTTTCTGTGAATTTACACACATAGCGCTACTATTTACTTTTTCAGTAAACTAAGTCAGCGCCTCGTATTATTGTGGGATTAAACAGCACGATAAAATACATGATATTTCGCCTTTAATTTAAATATAATTTAATATAAGAATTGGGCTGCAAAAGGCTAAATTTGCAAATATTGTTACAATTGCCTCTGCCCGGTTTACTATCAACTCGAAAGAAGCATTCACACCAATGCACCGGATATCGTTAATTGCTCAGAGTTATTCACATTTCGGTTATGGCTGGAAATTGCCTGCCTTGTTGCAAACTGTGTCACTAATGGATCGGCATTGTTTCTGCAGAAAGCTATTCCCTAAAGAAGTGCTCAGAGAGCGAGAACGTTAAAGCAGAGGATGGTGAACGGCCGAAACAAAAGCAGAGAAGGAAACCCCGTGTGCTTTTCTCACAGGCCCAGGTGTTTGAACTGGAGAGGAGGTTTAAGCAGCAGAGATACCTATCTGCCCCTGAGAGAGAGCACCTGGCCAACACTCTTAAACTGACCTCCACCCAGGTCAAGATCTGGTTCCAGAACAGGCGCTACAAGTGCAAACGACAACGCCAGGACAAATCTTTGGAGATCGCGGGCCACCATCACCCACCCCCGCCCAGACGGGTGGCGGTGCCCGTGCTGGTGCGGGACGGCAAGCCATGCATAGCAGGATCCCAGAGTTACACCAGCCCTTACAGCGTCGGCGCAAACGCTTACGCCTACAACGGCTACCCCGGCTCTTACGGCAGCTACGGCGGCGCCCCGGCCTACAACGCTAACTATAGCTGCACCTACACAAGCATCCCGTCGCTGCCGCCTTCCACGGCGTCCAACGCCTTCATGAACGTGGACCTCAGTAATGTGAACGGCGCTGTACAGACGCAGTCTCACCCAGGATCCTCTGTGCCCGCATGCCAAGGGACTCTGCAGGGCATCCGCGCCTGGTAAAGTACCATGAGAGACCAGAACTGTTGGCTGCCTTCACTTGCTCTGAACTATTTTTTAAGTGTAGGTCATTTGACAAATCAAGGAAAGCTTAttttgaaggaaaaaaaacactAATGATTCCCTTCCAAGACAATCCCGATTCATTTCAGATCCCTTTGGATGCTCTCCGACAAATATTGCCCTATGTTTTGTACATTCTCTGTTAAGCCATGTGATTTCACACCCTGTCGTTCGATTTATAGTGTCCGACAGGGAATGGAGCACAGATCACCCTCCGGATTCTGCTGTTCAGAATTGTGTAGTTCGGCAGTAATCCCCAAAAAGAGCCATTATGaagagcagcagagagagagagagagaaaagggagaaaagAGACACCGTCATATCTCGACTGTATGTATgggattttttttaacagaagCGGAAAAGAGTGTTTCACATATTTCAGGAATCCTCATAATTCTAAGAGAAAGACGGTTGGAGAAAAGACTATAGATAATTAACACAATACAAGCTCAGAAAAGCGTCGGAGATACCAGCGGATTAGACTGCTCCTGATTgtagtcactttctctctctctctctctgcctctctctctcctcccagacCCGTTGACTAACTTTCTCTGTATTCTATAgacgatttccagcatccacagtatgtTGCATTTTCGTTCTGCTACAAACGTTCTGTTGGCTCATTCTGGGTGACGGGGCTCAAGTTTCTAAGGGTAGCAATTCCTCCCTCTCCCGAGCTGCCTTGAGAAGGCGGTGGCCTAGTCTTTATGAACTGAAGCCGTTTGACTAAAATAAGCCActtcagagggcagctaagagtcaatgCTGCTATGGGAGTTGAGTCAACTTGTGACCAGGTAAAGTGCAACACAAAACCATATAAATATATTTTAACGAATCTTCATGGGTCAGTTTTGCTAAAACCaatccctttttaaaaaaataatgctATTATTTCTACATGCTGTAAACTAAGTTCAAATTTTCAAACCACAATGAGGTGGGGTGGCGGTATTATTAATGTAACTGCCAAGCTACCCCTCCCCAATATTAGTATTAGTTCGAACTGACCCTTCCACCGTGGAATTCCGTTTTTGAAATCCCACTTGGAAAATCAGGGATTTGCCTCAAACATCTTCCATCTGAAATCTACGTTTAATTTAAATATTTGACAGCACCGCGAAAGCAAAGATTCCACTAGCTGTGAGCTAGAACTCTTTTTTTAGGTGGGGCAGGAAATAAACAAACATAAATAGAACTTTGGCCAAAAAAATCTCTCATGTACATACCGAGTAATCCTCAGAAGCTCTCACTCTAATTTGTACCATAATGGCGAGTGTTAACATTTCAGTGGCGTGTATAAAGTTATGTATATAGCAAAGCTTATTGTTCGTGAAGGATTCCCCTCCCCCGTCCCCAGCTTGTATAATACTCTGCTGTTCAAAAAAAAACTGCTGAAATACACTAAGTGGAGTTAACAAAAAAAAGAATAAATGTTGAGGTGCAATATGTTCATAATTGAGTCCCTCGTGTACTTGTCCCTGTTTTACTTGTTTGGAATGTATTATTTTCGATGGGTACAGTGATTGCTGAGATATTAGCAAAATACTGTCACTCTTTAAAGAAAATGCGTTTTGATTAATAATGCATTTTTGAATATAGTTGTATTAGATAACTAGTAGAACATCAAACTTTCCCAGTCAAAACGTAACTCAACTTGAAACATTTGTGTCTAAAGTACTGGGGGTGGAGAAAAAAAGTAACTGGCAAGTTATTCCCAATTACAATGCATGGAGTTGCAGGTTATTAGAGGCCATGCTGTTCGGATGTGTTGAATTTTAATCGTTTTGAAATGAGACGACAGGTTAGGAATAAAATGTGTTTCACCAGGCCAAAAGCCGTTGCCTTAAATTTCTGAACAAATAGCAGTAACATCAAACATGTTCCAGTGACGTTAAGTGTCAGTTTTGATTGGAAGGTGAGAATGAACGTTTGGAGTAATAAAAAGAGTAATTTTGTttcagaaagcgagagagagaaatcacCCCCACGAAACGTAATTCTATCTATATATAAAACACAGTAATGAAATTATTCAAACGCTGTGTTAAACCGCCCAAAAAGCTGCTTTTGTGAGACCGTGTCCTTTGCTCAATTGCCTCGTACAGAGAGGTGGAAAGGCCAGCGCCTGCCACACTCGACATGAATTGTTCATGTGCCAAGCGCCGTGAAAGAGAAAGTTATTATATAGAAAAAACCTTTTGAGAGGTGTGATTAGAAGCACTAAGTACATTGAAAGAATGTCCGAGTTAGGCTCCGTGGTACCTACAATGGCTTTCATAAGTTTCGGGAACAAAAGATGGGGTGTCGGAGGTTTCGCACGTAGAGACAAAACCCTAAAGACCCAAGATTGACATTTGTAAATATGCCCCCATTTAATAGGCTGATTAATAGAACCAAGCCCAAATTCTGTTTGCTTTTTTCTCGCCCCAATCCCGCCTCTCCATCTTAACGTTTTTTTTTGTCCGTGGTGAAAGGCGCTTGattagggacagggagggagaactTGCAGTCTGAAGGGCCAGCGAACATAGGATTCAGCAGGAGGCAGCCTGGCCAAAGTAGGCTTATTATTCTTGCAAATTTAGCAACCTGTGCTGGCATATTTCACATGGttgtaagtttttttttgaagcacAGTTACATTAGAGGGAGGCAGAGAAGTGAGAGGGACCAACCACTACAATAGGTGAATAATGTTTACAGAGTATGATAAATTGACACTGTGCGTAAATATAGCACAGTCTTTATTTTTATTCAACCCATTGTGCAGGGCTTGCGTTATTGAATCCAACCtctgagggaggggagagaattCCTGTTGTCTCAGATTCTATCGCGTGCAgttaatgaaataaaattgaaggCGATAGTGAGGAAGTGGGGACTTGTTATATCCTCGTAAACCGCTTGTAATGCCTCACAGACATGGCTCTTAAATCACAATTATCCAGGGCTTTGCAACGCGGTAAAGTTGCTGGTACTTACAAATCCCGTCAAGATAAACTGTTTTTTTTAGACTGAAGATGGTATCCGCAGAATTATGTTAGGAAATGATCTAAGTTTTATATATTTGATTTAAAAGCTCATGTTCCTAATAAAATTAGTCCTTTAAAAAAATCGCAGTAGGTTTCAAGCGCGCAGAGGCGATTTATTTTCCCACGGGAAGTTATGCAACAGACAGAATTTGTGAATGTAAGTCTCTTTCTTAGAGACACCCTCGCGCACAGGGTACACATTCTACGCTCTTACACAACGAGCGATATCGCACACACTGCAATACACAAATGCAGAAATATAGTAACGTCCTCCATTACTGTCACACATTCACATGAAAATGGAAGTTTGTAAGAGCACTCATTCGTATACCTGTACACGTGATGATTATAGGCACAGGCACATGTATACACATAAATACACGCAAGTAAACATATACATTGAAAGAGGAgaaggagcaggccattcagcccttcgaatccGTCCGACCATTCAGTATGACATTGGCTGATCCTCTATTTCAATGCCATATTCCTGCGCTCTCCCCATCCCACTTGTCACCTTTATCCTCTAGAAAGCAGTCTAGCTCGTGCTTGAATGCATGCAGTGAtgtgacctccacagccttctgtggtacaGGGTTCCACAGGAACCCCGCCCTCAGACTGAAGAAATGATTCCAGATCACGGTCCAAAGTGATCTCCCCCATAAACGGTGTCCAGTGGAAACCTCACCCCTGCATCCAGTCTGTCAGCCTGTTAGAATGTTATATGTTTCTGTGAGATCCCCTCTCGTTCTTCCAAACTCCGGTGAATACAGGCCCAATCGACACAAACTCAGCACAAATTTCCATCCCCAGGAACCAATCAGGTTTACCTTCACTGTATTGCCTCAATGGCAAGGATATCTTATGGCAAAGTACAAGTTACACGCGAGAAATACGGTCGATGGTACCAAATACAGCCTGATATCTGCTTCTCAAAACACAAGTTAAATCTGACAGACCAATGCTAAGACTGGGGTAAAATGAGCGTTCAAGCTCATTAATCTCCCTATGTTTCTTAATTGTTTCTTATTGTAGATCTATTTACAGCACATggcctgcagcagttcaagaaggaagctcaccaccaccttctcaagggcaactatggacggggcaataaatgctcgGCCAACCAATAACATCTCAACACCCTGCACCTCGCTCTGAACTGTTTTGTACGACTGGGAGTAAAAACCTCTCTCTAGTTGCTAGGCAGAGCCGCTGAACTAAATTCTTGTGAAATATTCCAATCTGGGGAGGATTACCTTGACAATCCCATTTCCGATGGAATCTGGGAAAATGTCTAAGGATTCACCTTTTAAGATTTACCTGGGTGTTTGGGTTGTGACTACAGACAGGCGACTGTGGCCTCTTCAAACTGTTGGCGATTACAATCATATAGGAGTCACTCCCGCCGTACACATTCAACATAAACATGATGGCAGTGCGAGTTAGTCTGGTCTTCCGGCCCGTTTTGAAAGGCTGTCCCGTATTTCTGTAATTCGGGTCCCCTTATCTTGTTGTTAATGTGTTTGCAGTCGGTTTGTTTACAGAGGACACTTCGACCGATAATCCTTCAGAGATAAGGCGGCTGTATTGCTTGTGATTGTGGGCGAGCGAGTCTAATGGACAGATAATTAGCAGCAAACAAAGGGAAGGGTTTTCAACCGTGTGTACCCAGCGAACAAGGCCACTTTCCCGGCTGCTCCACTACCGGTGGAACTTACCTGTGGCAccgagggggagggagaaagactCGGCAAAGAATCAAAGCAAATACAAGCGGCGACAGAGTGGCGTTGTCCGCGGACCCACTTTAGCAGTGGAGCTGATGAGTGTTTGTAATAGGGGTTTCAGATTCGTATCAGTTCAGATTGAACTAACGCCGTGCAATGCAATCTTTCACTTCTGTTGCAAAATAAGAATTATCCACCATTTGAATACTCAAGGCTAGCAAGATGTTAACATCAACTAGGCACATCCGTCGACTTTGTGAAGGGACCAGATTAAAGTATCATATTCTATGTGGTAACATTATTAAATGTAGGAAGATCAGTGTAATACTAGGGTGGGTTGTCTGCCATGTCaaacatttctgtgtctgttttTTTTACGTTGAGATCTGCTTATTTAACTTATTAATTGTCTGTTTAATTAACCAAATGCAAAGCGAACCACTGCATTCTCACTGCTTCAAAGTATGTAACAATCCCACTTTTCCCCGGCCCCACAGCCAACCATCCCCCATGCACACATccacacatacacccacccacccacccacacacacacccgcacacccacccacccatatacacgcacacatatatacacacacatacccatatacacacacacacccacacatacgcgcacacaccAACCCACCTACACACGCATACGCATccacccacccacagacacacacacccatacacacacataccccgcactcccctcccacacataccaaccgacccacacacacatatacgcactcacacacacataccccacactcccctcccacacacacaaaccgacccacacacacatatacgcacccacccacacacacgcacatccaCGCACACACATACCCCATGCacgcacccacccacccacacacacacacacacacacatttcagtCTCCAATAGGGATCGGTTCCGGGCAAATATAGGTCTCTGGGAGTTGGGtaagagagaaaaaagacagcGTCACTCCAATTAAATGATGCCACAATTCATATCGAGACTGGAAGATTCTGTTGTATATTTTAAAGTAGGCAAAATGTTGGAACTGGGCAACCCCAGGGAAATATTATCATTCATCATTGAGATCGAATCTATCGTATGGGTTAATGCTTTCAGATTCACATTTTGCCTTCAGCGATTAACCCATAGCCATTTCGACGGAGGGGTCTAGGAGTGAAGCAGCGGTTTAGAAGAGCGCTGAATATCAACGGGCTCGGACTGATTCCACTGGCAAGCGCTTAACTTGAGGATAATTGGCCaaagaatgagagggagagatgggcaTTTTATTTTGCAGAGCGGGCTGTTGTCGTCTGGAATGCACTTTGCAGGGAGTCAATTTCTAAAGGGAACTGGAGGAACCCTTGTAAGGAACATATTCCCGGAGCCAGGGGAAAAGAGAAGGGAAACGGGACTAATTGGCCAGCTCAATCAAACAATCAGTTTAgccccgatgggctgaatagccgcCTTAGGCCACTGTGCGGTTCTGTGGTTCTCACTAATTatggacagagagaaacagggaaacGATTGTCGAGGTAAGTGGAAGGATGTGACA
Above is a genomic segment from Chiloscyllium punctatum isolate Juve2018m chromosome 38, sChiPun1.3, whole genome shotgun sequence containing:
- the nkx2.3 gene encoding homeobox protein Nkx-2.3 encodes the protein MMLPSPVTSTPFSVKDILNLEQQSRQQVAHHLQQDLSSQFQPPPPPPSCMHAAGEASSFSDGEEKIPFLNSLSVQDSQGDPSLSPELYVHAGLRSPCETKLDEEILRDEVKKSYSLKKCSESENVKAEDGERPKQKQRRKPRVLFSQAQVFELERRFKQQRYLSAPEREHLANTLKLTSTQVKIWFQNRRYKCKRQRQDKSLEIAGHHHPPPPRRVAVPVLVRDGKPCIAGSQSYTSPYSVGANAYAYNGYPGSYGSYGGAPAYNANYSCTYTSIPSLPPSTASNAFMNVDLSNVNGAVQTQSHPGSSVPACQGTLQGIRAW